In Terriglobales bacterium, the sequence CCCCCGTCCCACTCGACCGCAGTTTCCGCGCGCTCGCTGCGCCCTTGTTCCGCTCGCCAGCGGTTGCTCCGCGGCGCAACGCCACGCTGCTATGCTGATTGGATGAGCCACCCCTTCCTTCGGCGACTGGAGCAGCGCCCCATCCTGTGCGATGGCGCGATGGGCACGCTGCTGTACGCCAAAGGGGTGTTCATCAACCGCTGCTACGACGAGCTGAACGAATCGCAGCCGCAGCTGATCCGCGGGATCCACCGGGAATACGCAGAAGCGGGCGCCGAGGTGATCGAGACCAATACCTTCGGGGCGAACGCGTTCCGGCTGGCGCGGCACGGCCTCGCGGGCCAGGTACGCGAACTCAACAGAGCCGGGGCGCGGATCGCGCGGGAGGCTATCCCGAAGAACCGCCAGGTGTTCCTCGCGGGCTCGGTGGGGCCGCTGGGGGTGCGCATCGAGCCGCTGGGCAAGACGGGGCGCGAGGAAGCGCGCGCGGCCTTCCACGAGCAGATCGCGGCGCTGAGCGAGGGAGGCGTCGACCTGCTCATGCTCGAGACGTTCGGGTACCTGGAAGAATTGCACCAAGCGATCCTCGCCGCGCGTGAAGCGGACGCCTCCCTGCCGATCGTGGCGCACGTGACCATCGACGACGACGGCAACTGCCTCGACGGTTCCAGCCCCGAGACCTTCGGCGCGAAGCTGGCGGAATGGAATGCGGACGTGGTGGGGATCAACTGCAGCGTCGGGCCGGTGGCGATGCTGGAGGCGATCGAGCGGGTTCGCGCGGTCACCGACAAGCCGCTGGCCGCGCAGCCGAACGCCGGGATCCCGCGCGCGGTCGAAGGGCGCAACATCTACCTGTGCTCGCCGGAGTACATGGCGAGCTACGCGCGCAAGTTCGTGGCGGCGGGGGTGAAGCTGGTCGGCGGGTGCTGTGGCACCACGCCGGAGCACACGCGCGCGATGCGGTCGGCGCTGACGGCTTCCGGCGCGAAGGAGGGCGGCAAGCGCTTCCAGGTGGTGACCGAGTCGCGTGAACCGGCGCAGGCGCTCGAGCCGCAACCGCTGGCGAAGCGTTCGCGGCTCGGGGCGCGGCTGGCGGCGGGCGAGTTCGTCACGATGATCGAGATCGTGCCGCCCAAGGGCATGGACGCGGCCAAGGAACTGGAGGGCGCGCGGCTGGTGCGGCAAGTGGGAGTGGACGCGGTGAACATCCCCGACAGCCCCCGGGCATCGGCGCGCATGAGCGCGCAGGCGCTCTCGTTCCTGATCCAGCAGCAGGTCGGCATCGAGCCCATCCTGCACTACACCTGCCGGGACCGGAACGTGCTCTCGATGCAGAGCGACCTGCTGGGGGCTCACGCGCTGGGGATCCGGAACCTGATCTGCATCACCGGCGATCCGCCGAAGCTCGGCAATTACCCGGACGCGACCGCGGTATTCGACGTGGACGCCATCGGGCTGGTGAACCTGGTCGCGAACCTGAATCAGGGGCTCGACCTGGGCGGCAATCCCATCGGGCAGGCGACGGCGTTCGCGGTGGGCGTGGGGGCGAATCCCGGACTGCCCAACATGGACGAAGAGGTGCGACGCTTCGAATACAAGGTGGAGGCGGGAGCGGATTACGCGGTGACGCAACCGGTGTTCGACGTGGCGATGCTGGAGTCGTTCCTGAAGCGAGTGGAGCACCACAAGATCCCGGTGCTGGCCGGCATCTGGCCGCTGGTGAGCGTGCGGAACGCGGAGTTCATGAAGAATGAGCTGCGCGTCTCGGTGCCGGACGCGATCGTGGAGCGCATGGCGCGCTGCAAGGACGCGGAAGCGGCGCGGGAGGAGGGCATCGCGATCGCGCGCGAGATGCTGACGCGGATCCGCGGGGTGGTACAGGGCGCGCAGATCTCGGCGCCGCTCGGGCGTTACCGCGCCGCCGTCGACGTGCTGGAAGCGCTGGGGACGACCCGCCGGGCGTCCGTCTAAGGTTTACAAATCGCATACTTGGCGACTCGCCTAAGTAACGAGAGCATCATCTACTCTGGAATTTTGCTTGACGAAAAATCTTTCGCGGTAAAATCACGGACGGAGCAGCACACTTTGCCCAAGTTCGAGGAGTGCCTTCAGCGTTTAGAAAAGATCGTCGGAGAGCTCGAGAAGGGCGATTTGCCGCTCGAGAAGGCTCTGGCGTTGTTCGAGGAAGGCATCCAGCTCTCGAGTTCCTGCCGCAAGGAACTGGAGGCGGCGGAGGGCAAGGTCGAGATCCTGCTCAAGCAGAACGGAAAGC encodes:
- a CDS encoding bifunctional homocysteine S-methyltransferase/methylenetetrahydrofolate reductase, coding for MSHPFLRRLEQRPILCDGAMGTLLYAKGVFINRCYDELNESQPQLIRGIHREYAEAGAEVIETNTFGANAFRLARHGLAGQVRELNRAGARIAREAIPKNRQVFLAGSVGPLGVRIEPLGKTGREEARAAFHEQIAALSEGGVDLLMLETFGYLEELHQAILAAREADASLPIVAHVTIDDDGNCLDGSSPETFGAKLAEWNADVVGINCSVGPVAMLEAIERVRAVTDKPLAAQPNAGIPRAVEGRNIYLCSPEYMASYARKFVAAGVKLVGGCCGTTPEHTRAMRSALTASGAKEGGKRFQVVTESREPAQALEPQPLAKRSRLGARLAAGEFVTMIEIVPPKGMDAAKELEGARLVRQVGVDAVNIPDSPRASARMSAQALSFLIQQQVGIEPILHYTCRDRNVLSMQSDLLGAHALGIRNLICITGDPPKLGNYPDATAVFDVDAIGLVNLVANLNQGLDLGGNPIGQATAFAVGVGANPGLPNMDEEVRRFEYKVEAGADYAVTQPVFDVAMLESFLKRVEHHKIPVLAGIWPLVSVRNAEFMKNELRVSVPDAIVERMARCKDAEAAREEGIAIAREMLTRIRGVVQGAQISAPLGRYRAAVDVLEALGTTRRASV
- a CDS encoding exodeoxyribonuclease VII small subunit, whose amino-acid sequence is MATRLSNESIIYSGILLDEKSFAVKSRTEQHTLPKFEECLQRLEKIVGELEKGDLPLEKALALFEEGIQLSSSCRKELEAAEGKVEILLKQNGKLQPEPFESEKAQAKR